The Methanolacinia petrolearia DSM 11571 genome has a segment encoding these proteins:
- a CDS encoding C45 family autoproteolytic acyltransferase/hydolase — MNGLSGRSGIHIAGSSAIVIIILLAFQVGVVAAGEAGDIQISPDGLGYRFEQDGWTYLHTGGSPYERGFQHGYLMAPEIEEIMSSLRYLTFYNTGMEFDFFAESAVEMYLPTIDEEYILEIQGIADGANAAGTNVTFQDILGWNSYKETVGYWWPIVKSGVYAGMEDEMDGCSAFIATGSATEDGDIVIAHTTWTPYERARFFHVISDLNPDTGNSILMQTAPGLIDSSTDFLVTGAGLMITETTISGFNKYETNKTPSFMRLRKAAQYADDLDSFVTIMNTNRSGGFANSWLVGDAKTGEIMRFEQGLKFFNVSKTTDGYFVGANSVEDPMIRNLECSGLDPSEIRGSVGSRMVRLPELMEEYAGEINTENAKTILSDHYDVWQEEEIPSSRTVEGHYELDPIPAYNREPYKPSGSYDGKTTNSSMAMNMSFIARWGAPSGIGFDADAYLEEHPQFGYLEGYLDSFPVCSWNFFEAGETV; from the coding sequence ATGAACGGATTATCAGGCAGATCCGGAATTCACATTGCAGGATCATCTGCAATTGTTATCATTATTCTTCTGGCATTTCAGGTGGGCGTTGTCGCCGCGGGTGAAGCGGGAGATATCCAAATATCGCCCGACGGGCTCGGGTACAGGTTCGAGCAGGACGGCTGGACTTACCTTCATACCGGAGGGTCCCCATACGAAAGAGGTTTTCAGCACGGCTACCTCATGGCGCCCGAGATCGAAGAGATCATGAGCAGTCTCCGCTACCTGACATTTTACAATACGGGAATGGAGTTCGACTTCTTCGCAGAAAGTGCAGTTGAGATGTATCTCCCGACTATCGATGAGGAGTATATCCTGGAGATCCAGGGGATAGCAGACGGGGCGAACGCAGCGGGCACGAACGTTACGTTCCAGGACATACTCGGCTGGAACTCCTACAAGGAGACGGTCGGATACTGGTGGCCGATTGTCAAATCGGGCGTTTATGCCGGCATGGAGGACGAGATGGACGGGTGCAGCGCATTCATCGCAACCGGGTCAGCCACCGAAGACGGGGATATCGTAATCGCACATACCACATGGACCCCGTATGAGCGGGCGAGATTCTTCCATGTAATCTCCGACTTAAACCCCGATACCGGAAACTCCATCCTGATGCAGACAGCCCCGGGGCTTATCGACAGTTCCACTGATTTCCTCGTAACCGGCGCCGGACTGATGATAACAGAGACTACGATCAGCGGCTTCAACAAATACGAGACAAATAAAACGCCCTCTTTCATGAGGCTCAGGAAGGCCGCCCAGTACGCAGACGATCTCGATTCGTTCGTAACGATTATGAACACGAACAGGAGCGGCGGGTTTGCAAACAGCTGGCTGGTCGGCGACGCGAAGACCGGCGAGATAATGAGATTCGAGCAGGGCCTCAAGTTCTTCAACGTCTCGAAGACGACGGACGGATACTTCGTAGGAGCGAATTCGGTCGAAGACCCCATGATCAGGAATCTCGAATGCTCCGGGCTCGATCCATCAGAGATCAGGGGCAGTGTAGGTTCGAGAATGGTCCGTCTCCCTGAACTGATGGAGGAGTATGCAGGGGAGATCAATACGGAGAATGCAAAGACGATACTCTCGGATCATTACGACGTCTGGCAGGAGGAGGAAATACCGTCATCAAGAACGGTCGAGGGTCACTATGAACTCGATCCAATCCCGGCATACAACCGCGAACCCTACAAGCCTTCGGGCTCCTACGACGGAAAAACAACTAACAGCAGCATGGCGATGAATATGTCGTTTATAGCCCGGTGGGGTGCACCGTCGGGAATCGGATTCGACGCGGACGCCTATCTCGAAGAACACCCTCAGTTCGGCTACCTCGAAGGGTATCTCGACTCCTTCCCGGTTTGTTCGTGGAATTTCTTTGAGGCCGGGGAAACAGTTTAA
- a CDS encoding helix-turn-helix transcriptional regulator, whose translation METRIREFRAKKDMTQAQLAEAVGVRRETIVFLEKGKYNPSLKLAHDVAKALDTTIEELFVFDD comes from the coding sequence ATGGAGACAAGAATCCGGGAGTTCCGGGCGAAGAAAGATATGACCCAGGCGCAGCTTGCAGAGGCTGTCGGCGTAAGGAGAGAGACGATTGTCTTTCTTGAGAAGGGCAAGTACAATCCCTCACTTAAACTTGCCCATGACGTTGCAAAGGCACTTGATACGACAATCGAGGAGCTTTTCGTTTTTGATGATTAG
- a CDS encoding potassium channel family protein codes for MMTVTTVGYGDIFPVTVLGKILGSEITIAGVLLLALPSAILATGFIEERQKERESSLIMAPEKKIELLERISRLKEEGNISIDEFETLRRVVLRDYSRNNELTEDKAGES; via the coding sequence ATGATGACTGTGACCACGGTAGGATACGGGGATATATTTCCGGTAACAGTTCTGGGAAAGATACTGGGCTCGGAGATTACCATTGCAGGGGTGCTCCTCCTTGCACTTCCTTCCGCTATTCTCGCAACAGGATTTATAGAGGAGCGCCAGAAAGAGCGTGAGTCATCTTTGATCATGGCACCTGAGAAAAAGATCGAGCTCCTGGAACGGATCTCCAGGCTCAAAGAAGAAGGCAATATCTCGATTGATGAATTCGAAACGCTCAGGCGGGTTGTATTAAGAGATTATTCCCGGAATAATGAATTAACTGAAGATAAAGCCGGAGAAAGTTGA
- a CDS encoding DHA2 family efflux MFS transporter permease subunit → MSEPPARQKMSPKELLIVLVISLGSFMSGLDATIVNIALPTIAKAFDVSTVTVSWVLNAYLIVLVSLLLAASRLGDVRGYRKIFIGGFVIFTCGSALCGLAPAIDVLILSRMLQAVGGAVIAALGSVMVTSYLASSLRGQALGLVAMFTMLGAALGPVVGGFLTTVLSWQYIFYVNVPVGIIAILLGLHVLPRLDPASPGARLDVPGAALVFIALGTLVFGLTALQGATATAATGALVVSLIFWALFYIRERRAPEPLIDFSLFSSRAFSIQNINIMIVQLCMAGVMLLMPFYLELVKGIPTDNAGMILLALPIGMILTSPIAGRISDVIGTKKPIILGIAVAAVALLLISTLGANSNVGHAEIYLFLLGAGTGFAYAPLNSAVMGISPPESRGSTSGLIKMMTNLGSSLGVALVMLVVTAAVGPKMAEVSAHTLPLQDMAKAFDVAFFFLMVVEILGLVLMFAVKDVRTDYSTDGEPVAGF, encoded by the coding sequence ATGTCTGAACCTCCTGCCCGGCAGAAGATGTCGCCGAAAGAGCTCCTTATCGTCCTCGTTATTTCACTTGGATCATTTATGTCCGGTCTTGATGCAACGATAGTGAATATCGCCCTTCCCACTATCGCCAAGGCCTTCGATGTATCGACCGTGACCGTATCGTGGGTCCTGAACGCATACCTGATCGTCCTTGTCAGTCTGCTGCTTGCCGCCTCCCGGCTCGGGGATGTCAGGGGATACAGGAAGATCTTTATCGGAGGTTTTGTTATATTCACCTGCGGATCTGCCCTTTGCGGCCTTGCACCGGCGATCGACGTTCTTATTCTCTCAAGAATGCTCCAGGCGGTCGGCGGTGCGGTCATCGCTGCACTCGGGTCGGTCATGGTCACTTCGTATCTTGCTTCTTCTCTCCGCGGGCAGGCGCTCGGTCTGGTCGCCATGTTCACGATGCTCGGGGCGGCTCTTGGCCCTGTTGTCGGCGGATTCCTGACCACGGTCCTTTCGTGGCAGTACATATTCTACGTAAACGTGCCTGTCGGAATAATTGCGATACTTCTGGGTTTGCATGTCCTCCCGCGTCTTGACCCGGCTTCGCCCGGCGCACGGCTCGATGTTCCCGGCGCCGCCCTGGTCTTCATAGCACTCGGGACACTGGTATTCGGCCTGACTGCACTACAGGGGGCAACGGCGACAGCCGCAACAGGGGCTCTCGTAGTTTCACTCATCTTCTGGGCATTGTTCTATATCAGGGAGCGCCGCGCCCCGGAGCCCCTGATCGACTTCAGTCTCTTTTCCAGTCGTGCCTTTTCGATCCAGAACATAAACATAATGATCGTCCAGCTCTGCATGGCCGGGGTAATGCTGCTCATGCCTTTCTATCTCGAACTTGTCAAGGGAATCCCGACCGACAATGCCGGGATGATCCTTCTTGCACTCCCGATAGGGATGATCCTCACATCTCCGATTGCAGGAAGAATCTCGGACGTCATAGGGACGAAGAAGCCCATTATTCTCGGAATCGCTGTCGCGGCAGTTGCCCTGCTTCTGATATCGACCCTGGGCGCCAATTCGAACGTCGGCCACGCGGAGATCTATCTCTTCCTACTCGGGGCAGGAACCGGTTTTGCCTATGCTCCCCTCAACAGTGCGGTAATGGGAATATCCCCCCCCGAGTCACGCGGTTCGACATCGGGGCTCATCAAGATGATGACGAACCTCGGGTCGTCGCTCGGTGTCGCCCTTGTCATGCTTGTCGTGACCGCCGCCGTCGGGCCGAAGATGGCGGAGGTGTCCGCACATACGCTTCCGCTGCAGGATATGGCTAAGGCCTTTGACGTGGCATTCTTCTTCCTTATGGTCGTGGAGATTCTCGGTCTTGTGCTGATGTTTGCAGTGAAGGATGTCCGGACGGACTACAGTACTGACGGAGAGCCGGTTGCAGGATTCTGA
- a CDS encoding ATP-binding protein, giving the protein MSPIISGILFNAGFCLISAFITCSLGFFVYAQKPSSQVHRLFLAVMISAAYWATGEFFIWQAGSLEGVTFWLKFSSFWPLTIAFGSHFILEFTGTFRDGKRKRIILACIYLIAIALSFIGVFTDCLYTAAYLPGTGYVYLPAGCNPLYLADILFTAFIMLWSFCVGFISWRYTEPGIKHRQNSLLFAGIIITIFFGMLSGIVLPIFCIYIPNLVFIGFVFLSVLIVYAMKHYGLFVLSPETAVPEIMKTMPDGLILVDSGGGIVAANDSAGNIFPSLKNSPAGRSAEELVSPGNYGAIKDIITKKGEISDFEIGLPGKTTRYVSVSGSVVRDRSDEPSGAVLIIRDITERKASENALRVANDKLSLLSQLTRHDISNLITALSGYLFLLDDKLKDPEEKLYLGKSIEITDRVMKQIEFSRSYHDIGLEKPMWKGLGEQISGAAESLVRGDVQVRLNIDPVLIYADPLVEKVFYSLIENAIRHGKKITEIVVSAEEQEDGSLILRIEDDGIGVPEDEKDKIFSYGYGRNTGFGLAFSRELLSVTGIEISENGVFGEGATFEIHIPKGAWKRRPGSPDQS; this is encoded by the coding sequence ATGTCCCCGATAATTTCAGGCATTTTGTTCAATGCCGGATTCTGTCTGATTTCAGCATTTATTACCTGCAGCCTTGGATTTTTTGTCTATGCACAAAAGCCCTCGTCCCAGGTGCACCGCCTTTTCCTGGCAGTAATGATCTCGGCAGCTTACTGGGCCACAGGGGAGTTTTTCATCTGGCAGGCGGGCAGCCTCGAAGGAGTTACGTTCTGGCTTAAGTTCAGCTCTTTCTGGCCGTTAACCATAGCGTTCGGTTCTCATTTCATCCTTGAGTTTACAGGAACCTTTCGGGATGGTAAAAGGAAGCGCATTATCCTGGCGTGCATCTATCTGATCGCCATCGCGCTGTCGTTTATCGGTGTGTTTACAGATTGCCTCTATACCGCCGCATATCTGCCGGGGACCGGCTACGTCTATCTTCCTGCAGGCTGCAACCCCCTTTATCTGGCTGATATTTTATTCACGGCTTTCATCATGCTCTGGTCGTTCTGCGTCGGGTTTATCTCATGGAGGTATACCGAACCGGGGATAAAACACAGGCAGAACAGTCTTTTATTTGCAGGCATCATCATCACCATATTTTTTGGAATGCTTTCGGGAATTGTACTTCCGATATTCTGCATCTATATTCCGAATCTCGTCTTTATCGGCTTTGTCTTCCTTTCAGTCCTGATAGTATATGCGATGAAGCATTACGGGCTGTTCGTGCTGAGCCCCGAGACGGCGGTTCCTGAAATTATGAAGACAATGCCTGACGGACTGATCCTTGTCGATTCAGGGGGAGGCATTGTTGCTGCCAATGACTCGGCAGGAAATATATTCCCTTCGCTGAAAAACTCTCCTGCAGGCAGATCTGCGGAAGAGCTGGTTTCTCCCGGGAATTACGGAGCTATAAAAGATATAATCACAAAAAAGGGTGAAATATCCGACTTTGAGATCGGCCTTCCCGGGAAAACGACAAGATACGTAAGTGTTTCAGGATCGGTCGTCCGGGACAGGAGCGATGAACCGTCCGGAGCCGTGCTTATTATCAGGGACATAACGGAGCGGAAAGCGTCGGAGAATGCACTCAGGGTCGCAAACGACAAACTTTCCCTGCTCTCGCAGCTTACCCGGCATGACATAAGCAACCTTATTACTGCACTGTCCGGCTATCTCTTCCTTCTTGATGATAAACTTAAAGATCCGGAGGAGAAGCTGTATCTTGGAAAGTCGATCGAGATCACTGACCGCGTCATGAAACAGATCGAATTTTCACGGAGTTATCATGATATTGGATTGGAAAAACCGATGTGGAAGGGTCTCGGGGAGCAGATCTCAGGTGCCGCAGAGAGCCTGGTCCGGGGGGATGTCCAAGTCCGGCTAAACATCGATCCGGTCCTTATCTATGCAGATCCACTTGTTGAAAAGGTTTTTTACAGCCTGATTGAGAACGCCATAAGACACGGGAAAAAGATAACAGAGATTGTCGTATCTGCTGAGGAGCAGGAAGACGGGAGCCTGATATTAAGAATAGAAGACGACGGCATTGGGGTTCCTGAAGATGAGAAAGATAAGATATTTTCATATGGCTACGGCAGGAACACCGGGTTCGGCCTTGCCTTCTCCCGGGAACTCCTGTCGGTTACCGGAATAGAAATATCTGAAAACGGTGTTTTTGGTGAAGGAGCCACTTTTGAGATACATATACCAAAAGGAGCCTGGAAACGCCGCCCCGGTTCTCCGGATCAGAGTTGA
- the hgcC gene encoding HgcAB-associated protein HgcC produces the protein MTGKSDSCGCCNENERCCIEAVVSVDSRGQIVLPKEIRDRAGIENGDRLVLIGWEKNGAVCCLSLVKTDKITGMVADYLEPMMKNVAGRKNED, from the coding sequence ATGACCGGAAAGTCTGATTCATGCGGGTGCTGCAATGAAAATGAACGATGCTGCATAGAGGCTGTGGTTTCGGTCGATTCAAGAGGACAGATTGTCCTTCCGAAGGAGATTAGAGACCGTGCAGGAATTGAAAACGGTGACCGCCTTGTCCTTATAGGATGGGAGAAAAACGGAGCTGTTTGCTGCCTCTCGCTTGTGAAAACCGACAAAATAACAGGAATGGTAGCCGATTACCTGGAACCTATGATGAAGAATGTCGCCGGAAGAAAAAATGAGGACTAG
- a CDS encoding KH domain-containing protein, translating into MATQEIKVTQARIAVIIGKGGATKRKIEKETQTVISVDSEDGLVTIDGEDAPLVLKAADIITAINRGFSPKRSFCLLEDEDMMLDIIDLTAACKNPKQMERVRGRIIGKAGKAREQIEDMTGAEISVLGKTVAIIGGIEQVKTARHAIEMLIEGMPHESVFTYLDKKKKEAKANIFDYYY; encoded by the coding sequence ATGGCAACACAGGAGATAAAAGTCACCCAGGCGAGAATCGCCGTAATAATCGGAAAAGGCGGGGCTACAAAACGGAAGATCGAGAAAGAGACACAGACCGTAATCTCTGTCGACAGCGAGGACGGCCTTGTCACGATAGATGGGGAGGACGCCCCGCTGGTCCTCAAGGCCGCGGATATAATAACGGCAATCAACAGGGGTTTTTCGCCGAAAAGATCCTTCTGCCTCCTTGAGGACGAGGATATGATGCTGGACATCATCGATCTTACGGCCGCCTGCAAAAACCCGAAGCAGATGGAGAGGGTCAGGGGAAGGATCATAGGAAAGGCAGGAAAGGCCCGCGAACAGATCGAGGATATGACCGGTGCCGAAATATCGGTGCTCGGCAAGACTGTGGCGATCATAGGAGGAATCGAACAGGTGAAGACGGCAAGGCATGCAATCGAGATGCTAATAGAGGGCATGCCACATGAAAGTGTCTTTACCTACCTCGATAAGAAGAAGAAGGAAGCAAAAGCAAATATCTTCGATTATTATTACTGA
- a CDS encoding arsenite methyltransferase: MTEKGIKNLVRENYGKVARQEKNSCGCSPCCCGATQSAEELSMKAGYSGDEISEVPEGANLGLGCGNPVAIASLKEGETVLDLGSGPGFDCFLAANRVGKSGRVIGVDMTPDMLKRARKNAEKGGYTNVEFRQGEIEDLPLEDCSVDVIISNCVINLSPDKQAVFNEAFRVLSPGGRINVSDIVVTERLPDFISESGTGYTGCIAGALLKDEYLGCIEKAGFRDIEIVSEAIFPLDQFTSDPVVQDILKDEGITKERLAEIEKTVLSVKVRAYKK; this comes from the coding sequence ATGACGGAAAAAGGCATAAAAAACCTGGTTCGCGAGAACTATGGAAAAGTTGCCCGCCAGGAGAAGAACAGCTGCGGGTGCAGCCCGTGCTGCTGCGGGGCGACGCAGTCCGCCGAAGAGTTGAGCATGAAGGCAGGCTACTCGGGAGACGAGATCTCCGAAGTCCCGGAAGGTGCTAATCTCGGCCTCGGGTGCGGAAACCCGGTCGCGATCGCATCCCTGAAAGAGGGTGAGACGGTCCTCGACCTCGGCTCAGGGCCGGGATTCGACTGCTTCCTTGCCGCGAACAGGGTCGGGAAGAGCGGCCGTGTTATCGGGGTCGATATGACGCCGGACATGCTGAAGCGTGCCCGAAAAAACGCTGAAAAGGGGGGATATACTAATGTAGAGTTCAGGCAGGGCGAGATCGAAGATCTCCCGCTCGAAGACTGCTCTGTCGACGTGATAATATCCAACTGCGTAATCAACCTGTCGCCCGACAAACAGGCGGTATTCAACGAGGCGTTCAGGGTGCTTTCTCCCGGGGGAAGGATCAACGTATCCGATATCGTCGTCACAGAGAGGCTTCCTGATTTCATCAGCGAATCCGGGACCGGGTATACCGGGTGCATTGCAGGGGCCCTCCTAAAAGATGAGTACCTCGGGTGCATTGAAAAAGCTGGTTTCAGGGATATTGAGATCGTATCCGAAGCGATCTTTCCCCTCGATCAGTTCACGAGCGATCCTGTCGTGCAGGATATTCTCAAAGATGAGGGTATCACAAAAGAACGACTCGCAGAGATAGAAAAGACCGTTCTTTCGGTTAAGGTTCGGGCCTATAAAAAATAA